Proteins encoded in a region of the Trichomycterus rosablanca isolate fTriRos1 chromosome 26, fTriRos1.hap1, whole genome shotgun sequence genome:
- the tmem150ab gene encoding transmembrane protein 150Ab, with the protein MTAWIVLPVSLSAFSITGIWIVYAMAVMNHHVCPVENWMYNVTCSEETAKRGFPKSCCTPQDIPLISKCGCYPPESCLFSLIGNVGAFMVVMVCMLRYAQVIEHSQQSWVNTTALISGCINALGLVMVGNFQVDHAKTLHYVGAGVAFPAGLLFLCFQCVLTYRIAETALDYWMAHIRVALSAGALTSLVLSAIFFIHESFVLQHAAAICEWIFTVLVLIYYGTFTYEFGTVSSETMMAVLIQYRPHNSSGSEAIVGDIRKGVVMGCGGQCLKSSGGSSTSAHLNCTPESVVML; encoded by the exons ATGACTGCCTGGATTGTCTTGCCAGTCAGCCTGTCAGCATTCTCCATCACAGGGATTTGGATAGT gtaTGCCATGGCAGTGATGAACCACCATGTCTGTCCAGTAGAAAACTG GATGTACAATGTAACATGTAGTGAGGAGACAGCAAAGAGAGGCTTCCCTAAAAGCTGCTGCACTCCACAGGACATTCCACttatcag CAAATGTGGCTGCTACCCACCTGAGAGCTGTCTCTTTAGTCTCATAGGCAATGTTGGAGCCTTTATGG TGGTGATGGTATGTATGTTACGTTATGCTCAGGTGATTGAGCACAGCCAGCAGTCCTGGGTCAACACAACTGCTCTGATTTCTGGCTGCATTAATGCCCTGGGACTTGTCATGGTGGGCAACTTCCAG GTTGACCATGCAAAAACTCTGCATTATGTGGGGGCTGGTGTTGCATTTCCTGCTGGCCTGCTCTTTTTATGTTTCCAGTGTGTGCTTACGTACCGGATTGCTGAGACAGCTCTTGACTACTGGATGGCTCACATACGAGTGGCTCTGTCAGCTGGAGCATTGACCTCTCTCGTTCTCA GTGCCATTTTCTTCATCCATGAAAGTTTTGTGTTGCAACATGCTGCGGCCATTTGTGAATGGATCTTCACTGTTCTTGTCCTGATCTATTATGGAACTTTTACCTATGAGTTTGGCACAGTCAGCAGTGAAACTATGATGGCTGTCCTTATTCAGTATAGGCCACACAACAGCTCAGGCTCAGAAGCCATTGTAGGGGACATTAGGAAAGGGGTTGTTATGGGTTGTGGTGGCCAATGCCTAAAGTCATCTGGAGGAAGCAGCACCTCTGCACACCTCAACTGCACCCCGGAAAGTGTTGTCATGTTATAG